From Pusillibacter faecalis, one genomic window encodes:
- the hpf gene encoding ribosome hibernation-promoting factor, HPF/YfiA family — protein MKYTYSCKKVSLNDSIKEYAEKKISKLERYFREEDPSAAVTFSVEKNHLCTVEITIRDGGTLFRAQTQAPDGDMRSAVDAAVGYIERQILKNKTRLAKRLRSENFPTAMPDDDFEVAEEKEFQIVRTKRFSVKPMSPEEAILQMNLLDHDFFVFRSSEDDSLCIVYQRKNGGYGLIVTDEES, from the coding sequence ATGAAGTATACCTATAGCTGTAAAAAGGTTTCTCTGAATGATTCCATCAAAGAGTATGCTGAGAAAAAGATCTCCAAGCTGGAGCGGTATTTCCGGGAGGAGGACCCCTCAGCCGCGGTGACGTTTTCTGTGGAAAAGAATCACCTGTGCACGGTGGAGATTACGATTCGGGATGGCGGCACGTTGTTCCGTGCCCAGACCCAGGCACCGGATGGAGATATGCGCAGCGCTGTGGACGCCGCGGTTGGCTATATTGAGCGGCAGATTTTAAAGAATAAAACACGCCTTGCCAAGCGCCTCCGGAGTGAGAACTTTCCAACAGCGATGCCGGATGACGATTTTGAGGTGGCGGAGGAGAAGGAGTTCCAGATCGTCCGCACCAAGCGCTTCTCCGTCAAGCCCATGAGCCCGGAGGAGGCCATTTTGCAGATGAACCTGCTGGACCATGATTTCTTTGTGTTCCGCAGCAGTGAGGACGACAGCCTCTGCATTGTCTACCAGCGGAAGAACGGAGGCTACGGCCTGATTGTCACCGATGAGGAGAGCTGA
- a CDS encoding ABC-2 transporter permease, translating into MRALLMKDCFVLWKQLRLYVVLMLIFTVFNGAFGNVFIVIWAAMLPYTAMAYDERSKWDQMAAMMPYSIRDIVLSKYLLGWVCSVAAGLCSMALQFVLTVLDVPTAALDPVANLIGLCGSMCVLAVTLPMMFRFGVERGRLAMFLLIFLVCGGAGALGTITLAVDHTASGINGPFAFFMLILPAAALVLTAISIPLSVRMYQKKTI; encoded by the coding sequence ATGAGAGCGCTTTTGATGAAGGATTGTTTTGTTTTGTGGAAGCAGCTTCGGCTGTATGTTGTCCTGATGCTGATTTTCACCGTGTTTAACGGCGCGTTCGGTAATGTGTTCATTGTCATCTGGGCCGCGATGCTGCCCTATACCGCCATGGCCTATGACGAGCGGAGCAAGTGGGACCAGATGGCCGCCATGATGCCTTATTCGATCCGGGATATCGTGCTGAGCAAGTACCTGCTGGGCTGGGTGTGCTCTGTCGCGGCAGGGCTATGTTCCATGGCGCTCCAGTTTGTGCTGACCGTGTTGGACGTCCCCACAGCCGCCCTGGACCCCGTCGCCAATCTGATCGGACTTTGTGGCAGCATGTGTGTGTTGGCCGTTACCCTGCCGATGATGTTCCGCTTCGGCGTGGAGCGAGGCCGACTGGCGATGTTTCTGCTGATCTTCCTGGTGTGCGGCGGCGCTGGGGCACTGGGCACCATCACTCTGGCGGTGGACCATACCGCCAGCGGCATCAACGGCCCCTTCGCCTTCTTCATGCTGATCCTGCCCGCAGCCGCTCTGGTACTCACGGCCATCTCCATTCCCCTCTCCGTCAGGATGTATCAAAAGAAAACCATTTAA
- a CDS encoding ABC transporter ATP-binding protein, whose translation MNAIELSHVCKHFPGFSIQDLTFAVPSGTICGLVGENGAGKSTTIRLLMGALRPDSGTCSALGVDTSSPEFLAIKEDVGVVLDEAYFPEVLNADQVGRVMTRTYQRWDAKVYAAYLRRFDLPLKKAFKDFSRGMRMKLSIAVALSHSPKLLVLDEATAGLDPIVRDEVLEIFNEFTREEDHSILISSHILSDLEKLCDYIAFLHQGRLLFCEEKDFLLDRYGLLSDTAEQIEALQPEAVVAKEPNGYGGVRCLVRRDLAPTGFQLERPTVEDIILFLVKGAKEA comes from the coding sequence ATGAACGCGATTGAATTATCCCATGTCTGCAAGCATTTTCCCGGCTTTTCCATCCAGGACCTGACCTTTGCGGTGCCCAGCGGCACCATCTGCGGTCTGGTGGGAGAGAACGGTGCCGGCAAATCCACCACCATTCGGTTGCTGATGGGCGCTTTGCGCCCTGACAGCGGAACTTGCTCCGCTCTAGGCGTGGACACCTCCTCGCCGGAATTCCTGGCAATCAAGGAGGATGTGGGCGTGGTGCTGGACGAGGCCTATTTCCCCGAGGTTCTGAATGCCGACCAGGTGGGCCGCGTCATGACCCGGACCTACCAGCGCTGGGACGCAAAGGTTTATGCCGCCTATCTCCGCCGCTTCGACCTGCCCCTGAAAAAGGCGTTCAAGGACTTCTCCCGGGGCATGCGGATGAAGCTGTCTATCGCTGTGGCCCTGAGCCACAGCCCGAAGCTCTTGGTGCTGGATGAGGCCACTGCCGGTCTGGACCCCATTGTTCGGGATGAGGTGTTGGAGATTTTCAACGAGTTCACCCGGGAGGAGGACCACTCGATCCTGATCTCCTCCCACATTCTCAGCGACCTAGAAAAGCTTTGTGATTATATCGCCTTTCTCCACCAGGGGCGGCTGCTGTTTTGCGAGGAGAAAGACTTCCTGTTGGACCGCTATGGCCTGCTCTCTGACACGGCCGAGCAGATTGAAGCTTTGCAGCCGGAGGCCGTTGTCGCCAAGGAGCCCAATGGATATGGCGGCGTCCGATGCCTGGTCCGCCGGGACCTGGCCCCCACCGGTTTCCAGTTGGAACGGCCCACGGTAGAGGACATCATTCTCTTTCTGGTGAAAGGAGCGAAGGAAGCATGA
- a CDS encoding GntR family transcriptional regulator, which yields MELVIRNTTNQPIYDQIYSQIKAQIIAGKLSPGEALPSIRALAKDLRISVITTKRAYDELEADGFLFTVAGKGCFVAEKNLDLIREQKLKELEDHLDAAVELAAQCGISSAQLQEMLRILLREEGTHERD from the coding sequence ATGGAACTTGTCATTCGCAACACAACGAACCAACCGATCTATGACCAGATTTACTCCCAGATCAAGGCTCAGATCATCGCGGGAAAGCTCTCCCCGGGAGAGGCGCTGCCCTCTATCCGGGCGCTGGCAAAAGACCTGCGGATCTCCGTCATCACCACCAAGCGGGCCTATGATGAGCTGGAGGCCGACGGTTTCCTCTTCACGGTGGCTGGCAAAGGCTGCTTTGTCGCGGAGAAAAATCTGGACTTGATTCGGGAACAGAAACTCAAGGAGCTGGAGGACCACCTGGACGCCGCCGTGGAGCTGGCTGCCCAGTGCGGCATCTCGTCTGCACAGCTGCAGGAAATGCTCCGCATCCTGTTGAGGGAGGAAGGAACCCATGAACGCGATTGA
- the htpG gene encoding molecular chaperone HtpG yields MAKKQFKAESKRLLDLMINSIYTHKEIFLREIISNASDACDKLCYLALTDSAVGMNRKDFKIELKVDKEPRILTVSDNGIGMDRADLENHLGVIASSGSYKFKQEVGDDAKDTDVIGQFGVGFYSAFMVADHITVVTKKYGSDTAYQWQSSGADGYTITECERAGVGTDIIMHIKPDTEDEKYGEFLESWRLQELVRKYSDYIRFPIRMEVSKTRRKEGSPDDKPEYETYQEVETLNSMVPIWQRRKSSVKPEEYNKFYRDKFHDYTDPQRVIAVSAEGAVTYKALLFIPGATPYDYYTKEYERGLQLYANGVLIMDKCADLLPEHFRFVRGVVDSPDLSLNISRELLQHDRQLKVIAANLEKKIKAELGKLLKDDREGYEKFWKNFGRQLKYGTVSEYGAHKDLLSDLLLFYSSTEKKPVTLAEYVSRMKEDQKYLYYAAGESLDKIDKLPQTELLKDAGTEILYFTEDVDEFCAQTLRTYQDKEFRSVLDQELEEGAQKKAQEAADAHKAAFDFVKEALGDAVKEVRASTRLKSHPVCLTAGEGLSFEMEKYFQAVQPDMPLHADRILELNVEHPAFAALEAAVTADPEKARKYASLLYNQALLIAGLPLEDPSGYTDLVCELMK; encoded by the coding sequence ATGGCAAAGAAACAGTTCAAGGCGGAGTCCAAGCGGCTGCTGGACCTGATGATCAACTCCATTTACACTCACAAGGAGATTTTTCTCCGGGAGATCATCTCCAACGCCAGCGATGCCTGTGACAAGCTGTGCTACCTGGCCTTGACCGACAGCGCCGTTGGGATGAACCGCAAGGACTTTAAAATTGAGTTGAAGGTGGACAAGGAACCCCGTATCCTGACCGTCAGCGACAACGGCATCGGCATGGACAGGGCGGACCTGGAGAATCACTTAGGCGTCATCGCCTCCTCCGGTTCCTACAAGTTCAAGCAGGAGGTAGGAGACGACGCCAAGGACACCGACGTGATCGGCCAGTTCGGCGTGGGCTTTTACTCCGCCTTCATGGTGGCGGATCACATCACCGTTGTGACAAAAAAATACGGCTCTGACACCGCCTATCAGTGGCAGTCCTCCGGGGCCGACGGCTACACCATCACCGAGTGCGAGCGGGCAGGCGTGGGTACCGACATTATCATGCACATCAAGCCAGACACCGAGGACGAGAAGTACGGCGAATTCCTGGAATCCTGGCGGCTTCAGGAGCTGGTGCGCAAATACTCCGACTATATCCGCTTCCCCATCCGGATGGAGGTCTCCAAAACCCGCCGGAAGGAGGGCAGCCCCGACGACAAGCCCGAATATGAGACCTACCAGGAGGTAGAGACTCTCAACTCTATGGTCCCTATCTGGCAGCGGCGCAAATCCAGCGTCAAGCCGGAGGAGTACAACAAGTTTTACCGGGACAAATTCCATGACTACACGGACCCCCAGCGGGTCATTGCCGTCTCCGCCGAGGGCGCCGTCACCTACAAGGCGCTGCTGTTCATCCCCGGTGCCACGCCCTATGACTACTACACCAAAGAGTACGAGCGGGGCCTGCAGCTCTATGCCAACGGCGTTTTGATCATGGACAAGTGCGCGGACCTGCTGCCGGAGCACTTCCGGTTCGTCCGGGGCGTGGTGGACTCCCCTGATCTGAGCCTGAACATCTCCCGGGAGCTGCTGCAGCACGACCGGCAGCTCAAGGTGATCGCCGCGAATCTGGAAAAGAAGATCAAGGCGGAGCTTGGAAAGCTCCTCAAGGACGACCGGGAGGGCTATGAGAAGTTCTGGAAGAACTTCGGCCGCCAGCTCAAATACGGCACCGTCAGCGAATACGGCGCCCACAAGGACCTGCTCTCCGACCTGCTGCTGTTCTATTCCTCCACAGAGAAAAAGCCCGTCACCCTGGCGGAGTACGTATCCCGTATGAAGGAGGACCAGAAGTATCTCTACTATGCGGCCGGCGAGAGCCTGGACAAGATTGACAAGCTGCCCCAGACGGAGCTTTTGAAGGACGCCGGCACGGAGATTCTCTACTTCACGGAGGATGTGGATGAATTCTGTGCCCAGACCCTGCGGACCTATCAGGATAAGGAATTCCGCTCTGTGCTGGACCAGGAGCTGGAGGAAGGAGCCCAGAAGAAGGCCCAGGAGGCCGCGGACGCCCACAAGGCCGCCTTTGACTTTGTGAAGGAGGCTCTGGGCGACGCCGTGAAAGAGGTCCGGGCCTCCACCCGCTTAAAATCCCACCCTGTCTGCCTCACCGCCGGGGAGGGTCTCTCCTTTGAGATGGAGAAGTACTTTCAGGCGGTCCAGCCGGACATGCCCCTTCACGCTGACCGAATTTTGGAGCTGAACGTGGAGCACCCTGCCTTCGCTGCTCTGGAGGCCGCCGTGACCGCTGATCCGGAGAAGGCCAGAAAGTACGCCTCCCTCCTCTACAACCAGGCGCTGCTGATCGCAGGACTTCCTCTGGAGGACCCCTCTGGCTACACGGACCTGGTGTGTGAGCTGATGAAATAG
- a CDS encoding threonine/serine exporter family protein → MTLHVRPDPDQLLNFSCELGRQLLQNGAEIYRVEDSIQRLLTAYGYARAEIFAIPFCIILTIQEGERNYTKSVRTQTVANNLRRLNELNALCRRLCREVPAMEECWQQMESILREPVYPTWVGYCAHGVVAAFFTLFWGGVWVDALLAFPCGLLVKLAVSVTRRVKINAFFTNFLACMLLALGPEILICLGVPIHADKMIIGTIMLLVPGIAITNGMRDVLVGDFLTALTRFAEVVIVAMGITTGVAAAITVTRFFLGGLM, encoded by the coding sequence GTGACATTGCATGTGCGGCCAGATCCGGACCAACTCCTCAACTTCAGCTGTGAGCTGGGACGGCAGCTGCTGCAAAACGGCGCGGAGATCTACCGGGTGGAGGACTCTATCCAGCGCCTGCTGACGGCTTATGGTTATGCCAGGGCGGAGATTTTCGCCATTCCCTTTTGTATCATTTTGACGATTCAGGAGGGAGAGCGAAACTACACCAAGTCTGTACGGACTCAAACAGTCGCCAACAACCTACGCAGGCTCAATGAGCTCAATGCCCTGTGCCGGCGCCTGTGCCGGGAGGTGCCGGCGATGGAGGAATGCTGGCAGCAGATGGAGTCCATCCTGCGGGAGCCAGTGTATCCGACCTGGGTGGGATATTGCGCCCATGGCGTTGTGGCGGCATTTTTCACCCTCTTCTGGGGAGGCGTGTGGGTGGACGCCCTGCTGGCCTTTCCCTGCGGACTGTTGGTGAAGCTGGCGGTTTCCGTCACACGGAGGGTCAAAATCAATGCGTTCTTCACCAATTTTTTGGCGTGTATGCTGCTGGCCTTAGGGCCGGAGATTTTGATCTGCCTGGGAGTGCCGATCCATGCAGACAAAATGATCATTGGTACCATCATGTTGTTGGTACCGGGGATTGCCATCACCAATGGGATGCGGGATGTGCTGGTCGGGGATTTCCTGACGGCGCTGACCCGCTTTGCCGAGGTTGTGATCGTGGCCATGGGCATTACCACCGGCGTGGCGGCGGCGATCACAGTCACCCGGTTCTTTCTGGGCGGTCTGATGTGA
- a CDS encoding threonine/serine exporter family protein: protein MEDWMTCLYAFVGCGAFCFIFEMRRWKFILCAAGIGMVARAVCLLLSDMGGISQLVLATIVTATLAEIFARVLKTPATVLLIIGIIPLVPGGGIYYTMEALVNGDMAMFARFGLETVASAGAIAVGSSLVSAVTRILMAQKSARH, encoded by the coding sequence ATGGAAGATTGGATGACCTGTCTGTACGCGTTTGTGGGATGCGGAGCATTCTGCTTTATTTTTGAGATGCGCCGGTGGAAATTCATCCTCTGTGCCGCCGGGATCGGCATGGTGGCAAGAGCAGTGTGCCTGCTGCTCTCCGATATGGGAGGGATTTCCCAGCTGGTGCTGGCTACCATTGTTACGGCGACCCTGGCGGAAATCTTTGCGCGGGTACTGAAAACGCCGGCCACAGTACTCCTGATTATCGGCATCATTCCACTGGTGCCGGGCGGGGGCATCTATTACACCATGGAGGCACTGGTGAACGGCGACATGGCGATGTTCGCCCGATTCGGGCTGGAAACCGTGGCCTCTGCCGGCGCTATTGCAGTGGGGAGTTCATTGGTCTCCGCTGTCACACGGATTTTGATGGCGCAAAAGAGCGCCCGGCATTGA
- a CDS encoding branched-chain amino acid aminotransferase, protein MLDIKIEKATNLKAKTPDDQLGFGRIFTDHMFIMDYDAGQGWHDARIVPYGPISLDPSSVVFHYAQECFEGLKAYRTAENKIQLFRPDCNARRMNNTHARLCIPEIPVEDFIQAIKTLVEVEKDWVPHSEGSSLYIRPFTIATMAQLGVHASTQYKFMVICSPSGAYYKEGLAPVKIYVEDTYVRACPGGTGFTKCGGNYAVSLLAGEKAEKKGYSQVLWLDSQERKYVEEVGAMNIFFKIDGKVYTANAEEQDGTVLPGVTRRSIIELLRDWGYEVVEGKLAIDTVMAAAKEGKLEEVFGSGTAAVVSPVKQLDYEDQSAFINNGEIGPLTQKLYDTMTGMQWGKLPDTKGWILPVCQG, encoded by the coding sequence ATGTTGGATATCAAGATTGAAAAAGCCACCAACCTCAAAGCCAAAACCCCTGACGATCAGCTGGGCTTCGGCCGTATTTTTACCGACCATATGTTCATCATGGACTATGACGCGGGCCAGGGCTGGCACGACGCCCGCATTGTCCCTTATGGCCCTATCTCTCTGGACCCCTCCTCTGTGGTGTTTCACTACGCGCAGGAGTGTTTTGAAGGCCTGAAGGCCTACCGCACTGCGGAAAATAAGATTCAGCTGTTCCGCCCTGACTGCAATGCCCGCCGTATGAACAACACCCACGCCCGCCTCTGCATCCCCGAAATTCCGGTGGAGGACTTTATCCAGGCCATTAAAACCCTGGTGGAAGTGGAGAAAGACTGGGTCCCTCATTCCGAGGGTTCCTCCCTCTACATCCGTCCCTTTACCATCGCAACCATGGCACAGCTGGGTGTGCATGCCTCTACCCAATATAAATTTATGGTCATCTGCTCCCCCTCCGGCGCCTATTACAAGGAAGGGCTGGCGCCTGTCAAAATTTATGTGGAGGACACCTATGTCCGCGCCTGCCCTGGCGGAACTGGCTTTACAAAATGCGGCGGCAACTATGCAGTAAGCCTCTTAGCCGGCGAGAAGGCCGAGAAGAAGGGCTACAGTCAGGTGCTGTGGTTGGACAGCCAGGAGCGCAAATACGTGGAAGAAGTGGGCGCCATGAACATCTTCTTCAAAATTGACGGCAAGGTTTACACCGCCAATGCAGAGGAGCAGGACGGCACCGTTTTGCCCGGCGTCACCCGTCGCTCCATCATCGAGCTGCTGCGGGACTGGGGCTATGAGGTCGTGGAGGGAAAGCTGGCCATCGACACCGTGATGGCCGCCGCCAAGGAGGGAAAGCTGGAGGAGGTTTTCGGCTCCGGCACGGCCGCGGTGGTCTCTCCTGTCAAGCAGTTGGATTATGAGGATCAATCCGCCTTCATCAACAACGGTGAGATCGGTCCCCTGACCCAGAAGCTCTATGATACTATGACCGGCATGCAGTGGGGCAAGCTCCCTGATACTAAGGGCTGGATTCTTCCCGTGTGCCAGGGCTGA
- a CDS encoding 2-oxoacid:acceptor oxidoreductase family protein → MKKEIIISGFGGQGGLAIGKNLAEAGMAEGLFVTWAPSYGPEMRGGTANCSVVLSDKPVGSPVFNTSSELIALNEPSLEKFESGVLPGGCVFVNSDVVTDKVHRTDLTAYYIPCGQIADEVGNSKVSNMVMLGAYVAATKILKPETIETMIHEMFTGSKAKFVPLNIEAFKRGMACV, encoded by the coding sequence ATGAAAAAAGAAATCATCATTTCCGGCTTCGGCGGCCAGGGCGGCCTGGCCATTGGCAAGAATCTGGCAGAGGCCGGCATGGCTGAAGGTCTCTTCGTCACTTGGGCTCCCTCCTATGGTCCTGAAATGCGCGGCGGCACTGCCAACTGCTCTGTGGTCCTCTCCGACAAACCTGTTGGCTCTCCGGTATTCAACACCTCCAGTGAGCTGATCGCGCTCAACGAGCCCTCCTTGGAGAAGTTCGAGTCCGGCGTGCTCCCCGGCGGCTGCGTGTTTGTCAACAGCGACGTGGTTACAGATAAGGTACATCGCACAGATCTGACCGCCTACTATATTCCCTGCGGCCAGATCGCTGACGAGGTCGGCAACAGCAAAGTCAGCAACATGGTCATGTTGGGCGCTTATGTGGCCGCTACCAAGATTCTCAAGCCCGAGACCATCGAAACCATGATCCACGAAATGTTCACGGGCTCCAAGGCAAAATTCGTTCCTCTCAACATTGAGGCTTTCAAGCGCGGCATGGCCTGCGTCTGA
- a CDS encoding thiamine pyrophosphate-dependent enzyme: MAIVYEKSKGLTDVETHYCPGCHHGIIHKLVAESLVELGLLDEAIGVCPVGCSVFAFKYFACDMQEAAHGRAPAVATGIKRTHPTQAVFTYQGDGDLASIGAGEIVHAAMRGEKFTTIFVNNAIYGMTGGQMAPTTLIGQKATTCQSGRTKEQAGMPIRVSEMLSTLDGCVYAERVCVTDIANINKAKRAIKKAFEKQMAGEGFTFVEVLSTCPTNWGMTPLKANEWLKDNMIPYYPLGVIKDSSAEVQ, from the coding sequence ATGGCAATCGTATACGAGAAGTCTAAGGGTTTGACAGACGTTGAAACCCATTACTGCCCGGGCTGCCACCATGGCATCATTCACAAACTGGTAGCCGAGAGCCTGGTGGAGCTGGGACTGCTGGACGAGGCCATCGGCGTGTGCCCGGTGGGCTGCTCTGTCTTTGCCTTCAAGTATTTCGCCTGTGACATGCAGGAGGCCGCCCACGGCCGCGCCCCTGCCGTGGCCACCGGCATCAAGCGCACCCATCCCACGCAGGCTGTCTTTACCTATCAGGGTGACGGAGACCTGGCCTCTATCGGCGCAGGTGAAATTGTCCATGCTGCCATGCGCGGCGAGAAGTTCACCACCATCTTTGTCAACAATGCCATTTACGGCATGACCGGCGGCCAGATGGCCCCCACCACCCTGATCGGGCAGAAGGCCACCACCTGCCAGAGCGGACGCACCAAGGAGCAGGCTGGTATGCCGATCCGTGTCTCTGAAATGCTCTCCACACTGGATGGCTGTGTATATGCCGAGCGGGTCTGCGTCACGGACATTGCCAACATCAACAAGGCCAAGCGGGCTATTAAGAAGGCCTTCGAAAAGCAGATGGCGGGCGAGGGCTTCACCTTCGTCGAGGTGCTCTCCACCTGCCCCACCAACTGGGGTATGACGCCGCTGAAGGCCAACGAGTGGCTGAAGGACAACATGATTCCCTACTATCCCCTGGGTGTCATTAAGGACAGCAGCGCGGAGGTGCAGTAA
- a CDS encoding 3-methyl-2-oxobutanoate dehydrogenase subunit VorB, protein MSKELWKGNEAIAEAAIRAGCDCYFGYPITPQSEVPEYMSSHMPKAGRVFVQAESELAAINMVYGAGGSGMRAMTSSSSPGISLKQEGISYLIGSEIPAVIVNCMRGGPGLGTIQPGQSDYYQATRGGGNGDYRTVVLSPSNIQEAVDFVQEAFDIADQYRNPCMVVMDGLIGQMMEPIEWRDIPKRNLPSKDSWATTGLKGRTEHNTLNSLYIDPESCDKHNEHLAAKFAEMEKNEVRWEEVQCDDAELVITAYGTPARIALTAIDMLRAEGIKVGLFRPITLWPFPEKALRELTWADHVKAVLDVEMSSTGQMIDDVRLAVEGHKPISYTGRAGGVIPTVEEIIEAAKKALKEVK, encoded by the coding sequence ATGTCTAAAGAATTATGGAAAGGCAATGAGGCAATCGCTGAGGCCGCGATCCGCGCTGGCTGCGACTGCTATTTCGGTTATCCCATCACCCCGCAGAGCGAAGTCCCCGAGTACATGTCCTCTCATATGCCCAAAGCCGGCCGCGTGTTTGTACAGGCTGAGTCTGAGCTGGCCGCTATCAACATGGTATACGGCGCCGGCGGTTCCGGCATGCGTGCGATGACCTCCTCCTCTTCTCCGGGCATCAGCCTCAAGCAGGAGGGCATCTCCTATCTGATCGGCTCTGAGATTCCGGCCGTGATTGTCAACTGCATGCGCGGCGGCCCGGGCCTTGGTACCATCCAGCCCGGTCAGAGCGATTACTACCAGGCCACCCGCGGCGGCGGCAACGGCGACTACCGCACCGTGGTGCTCTCCCCCTCCAATATTCAGGAGGCGGTGGACTTTGTCCAGGAGGCCTTTGATATTGCAGACCAGTACCGCAACCCCTGCATGGTGGTGATGGACGGTCTGATCGGCCAGATGATGGAGCCCATTGAGTGGCGTGATATCCCCAAGCGCAATCTGCCCTCTAAGGACAGCTGGGCTACCACCGGCCTCAAGGGCCGGACGGAGCACAATACACTGAACTCTCTGTACATCGACCCCGAGTCCTGCGACAAACATAACGAGCACCTGGCCGCCAAATTTGCTGAGATGGAAAAGAATGAGGTCCGCTGGGAGGAGGTTCAGTGTGATGATGCCGAGCTGGTCATCACCGCTTATGGAACCCCTGCCCGGATTGCCCTGACCGCCATTGATATGCTGCGTGCCGAGGGAATCAAGGTGGGATTGTTCCGCCCCATCACCCTGTGGCCCTTCCCCGAAAAGGCGCTGCGCGAGCTGACCTGGGCGGATCACGTAAAGGCTGTTCTGGATGTGGAGATGAGTTCCACCGGTCAAATGATCGACGATGTTCGTCTGGCTGTGGAGGGCCACAAGCCCATCTCCTATACCGGTCGCGCCGGCGGCGTGATTCCCACTGTGGAAGAGATCATTGAAGCGGCCAAGAAGGCCTTGAAGGAGGTCAAGTAA
- a CDS encoding 4Fe-4S dicluster domain-containing protein, translated as MSAKVTFNTDRCKGCELCTTVCPKHIVVMDANVVNHKGYHPATVKEMELCIGCASCARICPDSVITVEKF; from the coding sequence ATGTCTGCAAAAGTAACCTTCAACACGGATCGCTGCAAGGGCTGTGAGCTGTGCACCACGGTGTGTCCCAAGCACATCGTCGTCATGGACGCCAATGTTGTCAACCACAAGGGCTATCACCCTGCCACGGTCAAGGAAATGGAGCTTTGCATCGGCTGCGCCAGCTGCGCGAGAATCTGCCCTGATTCCGTCATCACTGTAGAAAAATTCTGA
- a CDS encoding FadR/GntR family transcriptional regulator translates to MAERKRAKLSEQTSDRMYEMIVEEARYAPGSKLPNENELSKALEVSRTTLREAISFLVAQGVLEIRRGKGTFVAEELPAAGMDLSSLTGLRARERARDLFEMRLIFEPATVALACQRASMEELQQIQKKAERMEQIAAAGGDWPLADQEFHWAIIRASHNEYMRRLYPIINNAVNDLMQLAQNRQRMEETAIRDNKLILEFLLRRDEEGARHAMTIHMKHLINALQE, encoded by the coding sequence ATGGCAGAGAGAAAACGAGCAAAGCTGTCGGAGCAGACATCCGACCGCATGTATGAGATGATTGTAGAAGAGGCGCGGTATGCGCCGGGCAGCAAGCTACCCAATGAAAATGAATTGAGCAAGGCTTTGGAGGTCAGCCGCACTACCCTGCGGGAGGCGATTTCCTTCCTGGTTGCCCAAGGTGTGCTGGAGATCCGGCGGGGCAAGGGCACCTTTGTCGCAGAAGAGCTGCCGGCCGCAGGCATGGATTTGAGCAGCCTAACCGGTCTGCGTGCCAGAGAGCGGGCCAGGGACCTTTTTGAGATGCGTCTGATTTTTGAGCCGGCTACGGTGGCGCTGGCGTGCCAGCGCGCCAGCATGGAGGAGTTGCAGCAGATTCAGAAAAAGGCGGAGCGGATGGAGCAGATCGCCGCGGCCGGCGGGGACTGGCCGTTGGCGGATCAGGAATTTCACTGGGCAATCATCCGGGCATCCCACAACGAGTATATGCGGAGGCTGTATCCGATCATCAATAATGCCGTCAATGACCTGATGCAGCTGGCTCAAAACCGCCAGCGCATGGAGGAGACGGCGATCAGAGACAACAAGCTGATCCTGGAGTTCCTGCTGCGGCGGGATGAAGAGGGCGCCCGCCATGCGATGACCATTCATATGAAGCATCTGATCAATGCTTTACAGGAGTAA
- the aroQ gene encoding type II 3-dehydroquinate dehydratase gives MNILVINGPNMNMLGIRQPEIYGHETYEDLKSMIQREADALGVQVSFFQSNHEGALVDAIQQAYFDQMDGIIINPAAYTHTSVALLDAVKAVGIPTVEVHVSDPDSREEFRHTSYLRDACVGTIRGHGFAGYLEALRLLCDK, from the coding sequence GTGAACATTCTGGTGATTAATGGCCCCAACATGAACATGCTGGGCATCCGGCAGCCGGAGATTTACGGTCATGAGACCTATGAGGACCTTAAGTCCATGATCCAGCGGGAGGCGGATGCTCTAGGCGTCCAGGTCTCCTTCTTCCAGTCCAATCATGAAGGCGCCCTGGTGGACGCTATCCAGCAGGCCTATTTTGACCAGATGGATGGCATCATCATCAATCCTGCGGCTTACACCCATACCAGTGTGGCTCTGCTGGACGCGGTAAAAGCCGTGGGCATTCCCACGGTGGAGGTCCACGTGTCCGACCCGGACAGCCGAGAGGAGTTCCGGCATACCTCCTATCTCCGCGACGCTTGTGTGGGGACCATCCGCGGCCATGGCTTTGCTGGTTATTTAGAGGCTCTGCGGCTGCTGTGTGACAAATAG